The sequence below is a genomic window from Sebastes fasciatus isolate fSebFas1 chromosome 11, fSebFas1.pri, whole genome shotgun sequence.
aatataataaaagtTCACCCCTGAAAGGAATTGAATTGAGCGTGAATGTTAAGGACTCAGCAGTAACAGACAGCTGTTTCAGTACCACGGACAGCTCCCACTGACCTCTATGCACATCTTAGTTTTCTACTGTGTGTTCTACTGTAAAGTGTAAAGTCATGATAGACAAATAGCAGAGCACTAACACAATGCCGTACTGCAAGCACATTGAAATATGTgaatatagataaataaataatatgctgTATATTTGTGATCATCAGGGTGACGGTGGCCCTGGACACCCAGGCTTCCCAGGACCTCCAGGGCCTCCAGGAGCAGACGGAGATCAGGGGCCTGTAGGAGATCCTGGGAACCCTGGCCTACCTGGGAACCCAGGACTGAGTGGCAACCCTGGTTTTTCTGGAGAAAAGGGTACAGTACTCATAACTCAAATATAACACTGTAGcccgcagacagacagaaatacatAATGAGACACATGTTCATCTATTTACTGCTTTCTTCCATGTTACATACAGGAAGTAAAGGTGCCTTAGGCCCCCCAGGACTACCTGGTAGTAAGGATTCATGTAAAGCTTTACCTGGACCGAGTGGACCACAAGGACCAGATGGTTATCCAGGACATCCAGGTCAGTGTATATTGAAGTCATGTGATGTACTTAACTGTCAACTCCAGAGGGACAATGAATGCAGAAGGTGAAAGATAAAAGAGGATATAAGGTGGACTCTCTTAAATCAACTCTGTCCAACACATTTAGACAGTTTCTTCCTATAGGGAATAATAACATTTTCACCATCCCTTAACCGACGTATTTTCTTCAATTTTGTTCTGTCTCCGCTCTCTCAGGACCTAATGGCTCCCCCGGTGAGAAGGGGAACCCAGGTTTGCCAGGGTTTGGTCGTCCTGGGGCTCCCGGTGAACCTGGTTTTAATGGGCCATCAGTGCCAGGTCCACCTGGGCCTACTGGACCAAAAGGGATCAGGGGACAAAACGGCGTGCCCGGTCAACAAGGTATTGTTGACAATCATTTCATGATGCTTGATTCTTTAATGCATGATAGATGTGAATTAAAGGGTTTAACTGACTTTGAGTAAGTTTTAGTATTCACTGCCTTAACCATGTCGTGTATAAGAAAACAATATGTTCATTATATTGTAGaatattgtatgtatttatagaCGTTTTTTCACGTGTTCCACATTTCTTCAGGACTGGGAGGAGACCTTGGACCAGATGGGTTACCAGGATATGGACTAGATGGGTTGCCTGGAATTACAGGACAACCAGGCCCAATAGGTAACGcacaaatgcaaacacacacacacacacaccttcacagaCAAGTAGAACACTGTACCGTATATCAACTACACTGGTTTAACATAGAGAGGTAAATTAAGAAAGTTACAAAGTCCTGCGTCAGATCTGAAACAATGGTTGGTAATTCATTGCATATGTATATGAGGGTCAAAGTTATGATGGAGTTAATGCCCCACATGACTGTTTACAGGTGACCTCGGCCCAGATGGAGCCAGAGGTTCCCGGGGTCCACCAGGCATAAAAGGAGACCCAGGTTTCAGAGGTCGTCCAGGCAATCCACCACCACCAGAAAACGTTTTGGGGCTCCCAGGGGACCCTGGCGATCCGGGTAAGCTTTACAGTAGATTCTTCTCATAAAAGTGTTATTTCACAACCGCTTACAGTTGTTTACTCAAATATTTCAGGACATTTCATCCTCTTGCAAGAGTGCATGTGAAGTCATAAAATGCCGTATTTCCAAGTCTTACTGTTACTGTTTAGTATAGCCTATGAGGTAATGATAATATTCTAACTGTACCTGTACTTTGTCAGGTCACCCTGGTCTATCTGGTGCCCCTGGAGATACTGGACCTATTGGACCAAAAGGGCAGAGAGGGATAGGTGGAACACCAGGCGGTCCTGGACAAAGAGGTTTGATATTAGCTTCACATTTGTAACAATACATTCATCAGTATTGTGGTTCACCAGATCAAAAGTTTTTAAAACTGCATTTGTGCTGTGTGTCTATCTTTGTCCAGGTCCCCCAGGTGATTCAGGTGTTGTTGGACTAGTGGTCTCAGAGGGAAGTCGAGGACCTTCTGGAGCTCCAGGAGACCCAGGAGTCCAAGGGCCTCAAGGTAAGACCTAAACATTATTTTAAGGCTTATTGCTTTCATACAATTTCACATCTCTAACCTCACAAATGAAAGTACAGTAACAATGTATTAATAGATCTACAATTACAGATTTACAACCAattcacattttgacttttaaTAATAACCATTAAAGAGTCACAATATAGGTATAAAAGATGATTTACTTGTACCCTCTACTGTACTGCAGCTGTAGATATAAAGGTCTCTTTCAATGTACCTTACCTAAAATAGATGTGTGGTTTAACCCTCACAGGCCTAAAGGGAATAAAAGGAGATCAAGGAATCCTTGGAGGGCCAGGTCCAGATGGTGCACAAGGTCCAACTGGTAACAAAGGAGTTAATGGCGAGCCAAATTACTATGGATATGGACGGACTGGACCAGTAGGACAAAAGGTACCGATctaaaaaaatctttgtaacagAGTACAATCTAGTAAAATACCAAAATGTGTTCTGTTCCTGTCCTCAGGGTGAACCAGGATCAGTCAGTCCTAATGTGATGAAGGGTCAGAAAGGTGAACCAGGATCTTTTGGACCTCTAGGTTTACCGGGATACCGTGGAGCCAAAGGAAACCCAGGACCTGATGGACAAAATGGTTACTACCACTGATCACCACAAATAAGGCAGTTTATGACTGTTGTATGTTGTTGCTCACACTCAGTTGACCTCTCACCCCTCTCCTGTCCCCCCACCCTGTTATTCCAGGTTCACCAGGCTATCAGGGGCCTAAAGGTCGGTCAGGTGGACCTCCAGGAAGCAAAGGACGGCCAGGACCTAATGGACCGGCAGGTAAAGTTCTTTGAACtacttgtttttaaatattatactaaagaagaaaaacatttcacTAAATCAGTTAACAAATTGTTCTGCCCACGGTATAATCTTTGCTTTTGAAAGGCAGGGGACTTGAGTCTTCACTGCTGCATTTTATTTGTGCTTTCTTTGAAGTTTGACCTCAACTTAACTTGTTTCATATCTGTTTGCCTCAGGTCCCCCAGGCCTGCCGGGTGTCGGTAGTTATCCAGGTCCTAAAGGCAACCAGGGTCGGGATGGGATCCCTGGACCACCAGGACAGAAAGGAGACATTAGTAAGGGGAACCCTGTATGAAATGTCCTGTATGAACTCCTGCACATCCTGTATAATACAAACCTACATGTATTATagtttgtattttctttatatCTAAACCACTGGCCTGTAGAAAAGGTGTCTCTTTTATGACTATTGGTTCCTTCAAAGTCACGACTGCAGCCAAAACtcacctccatctctcctctgtAGACGTAGTAGAAGGGACCCCTGGTAGGCGTGGTGACACGGGTCAACAAGGTGAGTCTCAGGTAAATGACATCATTGTTTTCAAGACTTGTACAAACTTGTGtcctttattttaaaaagacatttatatttttcataCTTGCCGTGACACTGGTTTAGAAAACAGTCTTGGATAAACCTCAGAATTATGTTTTTTGTACTCGGACACTATTGGTATAATCTCCAGATATTAAGCTCCACATGCTAGAAGTCAAATAATGAAATTGGTTCAACATATCACATGTTGTTGCTTCTTATTATGTTGcctcattattattaaatatagtCACTTTGTTTGTTCGTGTGTTTGTATAATATCAAACACTACATGAGGTTGCagagttttttttacatataatgGTGCTCATATGAGTACTATTATGTACCTGTTGTGTTGCATAGCACAAAAAACTCATCACTATTTGCACCATTGTGGTTTAGACcaaataaacaatgataaaatgATGATTTAATATTTTCGCCAACCAAAAACTCCTAAATTATTAACTGCTAATTAGTCCTGTTGTTGAGATTAGTGCACGTCTATGTATTTCTGCTCTGTAGGTCCCCCCGGGAACCCTGGTCCTCCTGGCTTGACTCATGCAGGGGGTCCTGGACCAATAGGAGACAGAGGATTTCCAGGGTCACCTGGGCTCTTTGGTCCAAAAGGACCACCAGGAAGAGAAGGGGCTTGTGTTCCTGGGTCCAAAGGAGACCACGGCCGTTCTGGCAATCCTGGTAGCCCAGGTGAGGATGTTCAGTACTGCTGGAGGAATTAAGGATCTCACATGCCCTTTTCTGAAAGTGTCACTAAATCAGACCACAATCTCAGGATTTTCTGCATAATGTACAAACTTTTAAAAGTGTCTTAAGTCCAAAAGATATTTTGACATATTAGTTCCTTATTTTCTTTGCTTGGTTCGCAGTTATCACGTATGTACTTTCATTATACTAAAATGACTCTCTCCtctctactgtatatgtagGCTATCGTGGCTTACCTGGCCCTCCAGGTCCCACAGTGCCTGGGTTAAAAGGAGACAGAGGGGATCCAGGTTTTACAGGAGGCCCAGGCTATATTGGCCCCCGAGGAGATCCAGGCCCGCGAGGACCATCTGTAAGTGAGCCTAACATTTATCTTTTgagaaatacttgacaaatgcctgacaaaaagtctttaaaaaggATAATGAAGATTAAAGCCCAACGTTCCgcattcatatttgtatttaacaAAGgagttgtgattttattttcatgtatacatttttaaaacttgTTAAAAATGCACTCAGCACACACTAACAAGGTCAGAATCTCTTTAAACAATGTGCCTTTTCTTTCAGCAGAATAACCGGGATGAGATTACATTTAAGCATCATCTGCAGTTACATCACATCTGAGTCTTCCAAATCCCGCTGCACTACTAAAAGTCTCATCTTTGACCTGTCATTGTTTGATTTGCCTCCCCAGGGTCCAAGAGGCAGCCCTGGAGGCCCGGGACCAAGAGGTGATTCTGGGCCATCAGGAATCTATGGGCCCCCTGGTAATCTATCATTTCAACTTCAGCCTAGAGATTAGCTATTCTCTTTCAATTCCACCCCATGACAACGGCAGATCTGTCACCACAGAAGAGTAATGGTCGTCAATTGATTTATGTTCCCACAACTGAGAGGAATTACGAATAGGACAGAGAATAATAAGATTTATGAGGATTCATttcacttttcctctgtgatATGGAGATATGGAATTTATGCAATAGTGTGTGTTGACAAGCTAATTCATTTGAAATCCTTTTATGACCTGTGTGTTTTAGGTGGCAAGGGAGACCCTGGATACAACCGAGGCCCTCCTGGTCCACCTGGGCTGAAAGGTTTTCCTGGACGACCTGGTGCGGCAAAAGTTTGTCTTACTACTGTtcaaaataaacaggaataatACTGAACCCTGTTAATATCTTCCAGCCTGAATACACTTCTACATCTTAACAGACAATCAGTTATGACGCGCTAAAAATGCTAAATGTTCCTTTTCTGTCACTACAGGCTTCAAAGGTGAACCAGCATTTGGCAAGGTGATATATGAACCAGGACCTCCTGGCGCACCTGGTCCCCATGGCAATCGAGGAGCCCCAGGGAACACTGGCCCATCAGGAACACCAGGCAAACCAGGTCCAACATTTGATCTCAGCTCAGTCCATGCATTGATTTCAAGATGTGCTACTATTTTGCCAAAGATACCGCACGTAACTTTGTCAGTTTAATACCTTACCATTAACGAATACATTGAAACTCAACATCATTTAGATTGTGATGTCGGCTTGCTAAATAGTCTATTTATCTCTTGCTTGTTAAAACTATATCACACCATTTCCACCAAGCTTGCACCATGTGACACTGAATCTTTCTGTCCCAGGTCAGCCAGGCTTCAAAGGAGGGCGTGGTTCCGGCCGAGATGGTGACCCCGGATTCACTGGACGCAAAGGAGACAAAGGAGGAGCAGGACTGccgggtgtgtgtttgtgtgtgattagATGATATGTTATGATGATAACAATAGTCAACAGTATGTGACCACATCATGGGGCATATGGGTGGTGCAGTGGCAAAAGACCTGAGAGAACCCAGGTTTGACTCTCTGCAGCAGTACTTAGCTGAGTTCTGCACTTTTGTATGTGGGTGGGAAGCCAGAGAGGGATTTAGTGGAAAACCTGAACCTTGTGTCACGCCCTCCCGGTGAAGTTCCTTGCCGGCATATGAATTCCATATTAGAAATACACTCCTCGGTCCATCAATGAGAGTGAGTTAGCAGTGACAAAGACTGTAGTACAGTCAGCCCTCCTACCCAAAAGAATCCACAAACAAAATCACCCACATGATGTCACTTGGTAACATTGTGTTGTTTGTTATGTCTCTGCaccggcgacagccgtggccagtGGTGGTCAAAAGTCACGGTCACTATGATCTcataaaacacgtttttggccataattcaagaattcatatgctaattatgacaatttcacacaaacgtctaacaggataaaatgatgaagtgatgacattttggacagacatggatgtaaactgcaacttgcctggttggcggaggcatacaaccgggAGGCGgaaattctattttttttcttatcaatGATGTGTTTCCTCTGCAGGTCCAGAAGGCCGACTTGGAGACCCAGGCAACAAGGGTCCTCTGGGGTTGCCAGGCACAGGTGGTCCAGGTTATGTTGACAGTTTCCTGATAGCCAGACACAGTCAGAGCATCAGTGTCCCTGACTGCCCACCTGGCACCAGCGTCATCTACTCTGGTtactccttcctcttcatcaacGGAAATGAGAGAGCTCATGGTCAGGACCTTGGTAAGAGCATGGAGACCTTGATGAACAGAAatactctgcagagagtctgcATCTTAATAAACTTGCGCTTTCGATTGAGTCATTGTCTGACACTTCTGTCACTGTCTCTCAGGCACCATGGGAAGCTGTCTCCCTCGTTTCTCCACCATGCCCTTCCTGTTCTGTGACACAGAATCAAACTGCCGCTACGCTTCTCGTAACGACTACTCCTACTGGTTGTCCACTGACTCTCCTATGCCTGCCAACATGGTTTCCATCACAGGGGATACACTGGCCAAATACATCAGCAGGTGGGACAGGAGCAGGCTCACATATACACAGACTCATGTGTTTTTCCAGTGTAAATACAAAACACTGTACATGTTCTGTTcactgaaatacacattttgttataaaatactatttattttaatccgAATGCATGTGTGGTTTAGGTGCTCAGTGTGTGAAACCACCTCCAATGTCATAGCCGTCCACAGCCAGACAACTCTGATACCTGAATGTCCGCGAGGCTGGGAGTCACTATGGACTGGATACTCATTTGTCATGGTAAAGAATTCTGTGTTATTTTTCTCCTGAGACACTGGATCTTCTCGTATGCtatttttcatgtcattttctttctttgacCTTCATCCATTCTAGCAAACGGGTGCTGGAGCAGAGGGCTCCTCCCAGCCCCTGGCTTCTCCCGGCTCATGTCTGGAAAGCTTCCGCCAAGTGCCCTTCATCGAGTGTCACGGCCGGGGAACGTGTAACTACTACCCTGATTCCTATAGCTACTGGCTGGCCTCCCTAGACCCCAACAGCATGTTCAGGTAAACTGTTCCCCTTCTGTGTTAAAGGGATCGTTCAGGTGTTTTGcattggggttgtatgaggtacttatccatagttagtgttttacctacagtagatgacggtcggcacgcccccagcttggagaagcagaaaggagttactgcacagatctaaagcaatgtactgctgtgcacggggccggcagcaaaacgtattttagccacctaaaagaaaggcctacataaaaacaatcaatatcagttgaggtgtacgctatatttagaatattttcacctctttaccttgctgtcagacagccctttccaacgaggaactgaagccgttgtatccactatgctcttgccaaagccaccagactcctttcttttaagtggctaaaatacgttttgctgctgccccccgtCCACaccagtacattgctttggttccgtgcggtaactcctatctgtttctccaaactgggagtgtgccgactgtcatctactgtaggtaatacactgactatggataagaaccccatacaaccccacttcaaaacacccgaactatccctttaacagtcGTGGATGTATGCCATGAGGGATGCCTCTGTTTCCTAGTTTAAATCACATCATTCACAGGGTTGGGTGTGTCATGATGACATAAACAGCTGCTAATAGATAGATTAGATTAAGCCATTATACAGCTGTGATCAAAAACGTTACTTGTGATTTAAatttacattgtgtgtgtgtgtgtgtgtgtgtgtgtgtgtgtgttttgttctcTCCTATAGTAAACCTGTTCCTCAGACAGTGAAGGGACCGTCTCTTCAAAATGTCATCAGCCGGTGTCGAGTCTGCAGGAAACCATGGCAACCAATAGGTGACAAACGTGGGGACAATTAACATTCAGTATTTCTTTTTTCAATGTCATTTGAAGTGTGAAAATATGAGAAAAGTGAGATAAAACAGTCTTGGCAGTTTGTAGTGTATATATCTGTTTGTTAAACTAGTGCTTTCAAGTTATAAATCTGTGTTTATGAGTCTTAGCTCTgaataaaatgcatttcaagCAAATTGCCAATCACCTTTAATGGCAGGTCTTATATAAGCTCTTGTGTATATTAaaattaatgacacatttagTGAGTCATTATATCTTATAGAAGCTGTAGCATGCCACCTGTGTATAATTATTCCAGTGACATACTTGAGCCTCAAAAATAGCTAGTAATAGCAGTGATAAAGGTATTACTAGTTGTTGTAGTAATACTAGTAGCAATAGCAGCACTGTGCCAATTCAGATTTTACATCATCTTttctttcatgattttttttccaccaagatattctgtttttccttaaagggatagttcgggtgttttgaagtggggcccccagtttggagaagaagacaggagtaccagcacggaagcaatgtactgctgtggatggagccggcagcaaaacatattttagccacttaaaagaaaggctcacctaaataataatcaatattcgtttaagtgtatgctatatttagtaTATTTCGCCAATTTACCTCACCcttgagacagctatacagtctatgtttctgacggggaactgaagcagctaTCTATGCTcctgccaaagccaccagattccattgaaaaaaactgtaattttacctcacagaacacgggagttgctggtcgaTCACTgtctcgatcggttagtttgtttggtTAGTTCGTATTCACAAAAtttacacaataacacaaagtcacacaataacacaaacaaactaactgatcgaggcagcggttgACCATCAGCCCCCCTTTTCTgggaggtaaaattacaggtattttaaatggagtctggtggctttgcgagagcatagatggattcaacggcttcagttccctctttggaaagggctgtctgacggcaaggtaaagaggtgaaaatataaaaaatacagcgtacacttaaggttatattcatgtttttaggcaagcctttcttttaggtggctaaaatatgttttgctacCGGccacgtccacagcagtacattggtTTGCTTCCGTGTTGtacctcctgtctgcttctccaaacttggGGCGTGCCAACTgttatctactgtaggtaatacactgactatggataagtacctcatacaatcccacttcaaaacacccaaactatccatTTAAATGCTTGCAAATACTTGCCTAGATTGTGAACATGTATACCTTCATTGATGAAAGCAGAACACCTACTCTGCCTATGTTGCCATGTCCTTACGGTTAAAGGTGTcttggataaaaaaaacatgcaccaAATGTTCTGATTTGTGAAGACGACAGCCAGACTACTGAGAAATGATTAACCTGTGCTGATGTCAATAAAGGACGTATGAGGTCACAACAATAGATGACACACATGTTCCTGTGACATCTGGAGAGGCAGCATGTTGTAAATGTGACACTCTTTGCTTCGGAATTGTTGCGTTGTTGTTTTCACATGCAAATATTGAGTCATTTTGTGCCCTCACTCTAAAAACATTTCCTTCAATTTCAGCATGTTAAATGGTGCATGGAAAACCTTATGACTCATACAGCCTGCAACTTTCTCCAATCCATTTCTAAATTAACTGTCGGGAGGCTGTCTTTGTGGCTTCGGGACAAAAAAATGCACACTGTTTGCATTTCATCTTTCTCGTTTTGGTGagggaaatatattaaaataaaatacaaattttaaGAAATAATGATTGTTTGAATTGTATGTTAATCTGCCTGTTGATTCCACATGTAACTAGAGGTTTGAAAGAAGCACTTATCAAAAATAATCCAGTTAATTTTCCACTCAGAATAGCCCCATTCCTCTTATTGCTCTACACTATTCACTCAGAGAGGTATCAGCAGCGCTGTACATCCCTAAGGAGCAGTCACTCAAGCTCACTCATCCATATCTGTCACTGTGATCAATAGATGCAAACTCTCCTTATAGTTAAATGAAAAAAGGTACAATGTTCTTAAACAACACTGTGTTGAAAAATACTGTTGCTTTTTGGCACGCGGATGCTCCAACATATCGATCGCTCCGAGTCAGAAATAACAAGCAGCCTCCTATGCTTATGTAAGGGAGGCAGCTAACACGAGTAACAACTGAAGAGGAGCTGAACCCTTTTATGGGAATTAAAAACCTGAGATGAAGTATCGCTCGGATTAtctaattacatttttgacatttctgGAGCAAACTCACAACTCATTAAACGTAGAGTTGCAGCACATCTAAAACAGTATAACAAGCAGCCACTCCTTGAATGCCACCTTAAATTAAATAAGTCTTACATGGCCTTGTGCAGACAGCATGGATAGAAAAGACTCTTGCTGTAAAGTGCTCTCGGTAGCCTTCCTAACAGGATTATTCTGCTCCCGACAGTGCACTTACTAATTGTTTAGGCAGCTATATTAGGCTTCTACACCTCTGTAATTAGGTTAGAATGGCGATATGTTGAGAGGTTGATGCGCTTCAAGGTTGTCTCCTATATGTGAGAAGGACACGTGTCCTTTTAGTTTCCTCCACACATGTGCCTTACATGAGCTAGAAAAACAGCTGTTCATATTTTTacgagggatgcaccgatccgtctttttcagtcccgatacctgggctttgggttaACAGCCGATACTGaatactgatccgataccagtgtttaattaataagctgtatgcctgtctggaagtgactgggatcattcttttatgtgtaaggcaacattaggcttgacttaaactttgctttcctaactttgtaaaacaaaatgtgaccaataaatacatcgAAATTTACTGAATCGTATTGAAACAAGAaattgtacaccaacaacttggtaaaaaatcttcaaaacttAAGCAGGAGTtacaattccagtatataatgtgaatagtatataaacactgtttactgtttagctgtaaaatgagaaggtttgctccggctggtgggcggtgcttgatatttcctcaactgatctcaacatggttgccgggtcacaaacgttctcattttttacagttaaacagtacaatgatgtttctgaaaatatttgaggcgagaaaattaggcattacagtaacagaatattgattcatatttgatcagcgctgcctagtttgaccgattgatcagagtttgtgagtgattgacagctgctcagagacggcaggctccagctcggctctgattggttgtattcttccggtctgtgaaatcttgcagatgccattaggagcaccgtaggacacagaggaacatgatttctttcagattacctgtctcatgcactactgtcaggatatagtgaccgttttataaaaataaccaatTCCCACTGCTGGTTTAATAACCCTTGCATTGGCCTGATATACATTAAAACAGGATGATTT
It includes:
- the LOC141777170 gene encoding uncharacterized protein LOC141777170; its protein translation is MGRAVFEVSLILIAVMLMGTWAKNCVCNGKSRCHCEGVKGSRGDKGFPGASGPPGTEGRPGSDGHLGPLGPKGNTGTDGREGPKGDSGHKGKEGFAGTHGLPGIPGLQGPPGPSGAPGCNGTDGEDGLPGIPGAHGGDGYAGPPGLPGPKGESRVSVNAIPGPPGPSGRDGERGNPGFPGDHGLPGDPGRRGSDGFPGRPGAPGSKGQEGIGSIPGPRGPQGRPGPRGPPGQPGRIKEFFTESLELKSEKGGGGDLGDKGCKGDPGDPGYGQYTKGAKGDTGLEGPEGKPGKDGDPGRPSTGRPGPRGDTGYPGTSGGTGEKGERGPSGPPGDIFGPLTEPLKGYHGDPGYPGSPGLPGRQGMVGFPGPGGPPGHSSGVYVPGPRGPNGFPGPKGDHGEPGDIYPGLPGLDGDDGDQGPLGDPGPPGEDKTHRLTKGHPGMKGLRGVPGPTGYDGTFGMKGLKGEPCFECFGSGAPGPPGPPGPPGIPGYNQGPGAKGDPGFPGPSGLPGRPGGIGVMGYPGPPGQKGDSYSYSAPGLKGETGDPGQPGRPGPDALPGFPGLPGLKGDQGPPGDSYLFPGAEGDRGFPGPPGPLGRPGPVGYPGPVGYGPAGPPGSTGDIGVSGLPGQPGIPGQKGEPSHIHTPGHPGPRGFKGLPGSPGSPGNHGAPGNPGIPGFRGQKGESGEVTFPGRPGIPGQKGDHGQPGLPGFPGRGSPGRPGPPGLHGPAGQKGDGGPGHPGFPGPPGPPGADGDQGPVGDPGNPGLPGNPGLSGNPGFSGEKGSKGALGPPGLPGSKDSCKALPGPSGPQGPDGYPGHPGPNGSPGEKGNPGLPGFGRPGAPGEPGFNGPSVPGPPGPTGPKGIRGQNGVPGQQGLGGDLGPDGLPGYGLDGLPGITGQPGPIGDLGPDGARGSRGPPGIKGDPGFRGRPGNPPPPENVLGLPGDPGDPGHPGLSGAPGDTGPIGPKGQRGIGGTPGGPGQRGPPGDSGVVGLVVSEGSRGPSGAPGDPGVQGPQGLKGIKGDQGILGGPGPDGAQGPTGNKGVNGEPNYYGYGRTGPVGQKGEPGSVSPNVMKGQKGEPGSFGPLGLPGYRGAKGNPGPDGQNGSPGYQGPKGRSGGPPGSKGRPGPNGPAGPPGLPGVGSYPGPKGNQGRDGIPGPPGQKGDINVVEGTPGRRGDTGQQGPPGNPGPPGLTHAGGPGPIGDRGFPGSPGLFGPKGPPGREGACVPGSKGDHGRSGNPGSPGYRGLPGPPGPTVPGLKGDRGDPGFTGGPGYIGPRGDPGPRGPSGPRGSPGGPGPRGDSGPSGIYGPPGGKGDPGYNRGPPGPPGLKGFPGRPGFKGEPAFGKVIYEPGPPGAPGPHGNRGAPGNTGPSGTPGKPGQPGFKGGRGSGRDGDPGFTGRKGDKGGAGLPGPEGRLGDPGNKGPLGLPGTGGPGYVDSFLIARHSQSISVPDCPPGTSVIYSGYSFLFINGNERAHGQDLGTMGSCLPRFSTMPFLFCDTESNCRYASRNDYSYWLSTDSPMPANMVSITGDTLAKYISRCSVCETTSNVIAVHSQTTLIPECPRGWESLWTGYSFVMQTGAGAEGSSQPLASPGSCLESFRQVPFIECHGRGTCNYYPDSYSYWLASLDPNSMFSKPVPQTVKGPSLQNVISRCRVCRKPWQPIGDKRGDN